A genomic segment from Salmo trutta chromosome 38, fSalTru1.1, whole genome shotgun sequence encodes:
- the LOC115178539 gene encoding NACHT, LRR and PYD domains-containing protein 1b allele 1-like isoform X1 has protein sequence MDSSKEVAASEKEKKPAGEESEEPSSELPSTSSGMLTMSEKQCGDLETVISRLEGILKVLKKILDVPTLLLTSLEELTEDQLKTFQSNLTSGWMLGFPPIPKSQLRNTDIQVTVDQMVERYGPEGAVGITLMILRWMNRHDVAEKLERDHTRVLLMTSLQELTEDQLKTFLFNLTSGRMLVFPPIPKRQLRNTDIQVTVDQMVERYGPEGAVEITLMILRWMNRHDVAEKLERDNRHRRAISTTAATRWGDSHSDTWRRRKEHEARLVAMSEKLKRDYRHRRAISTTAATRWGDSHSDTGRRRKEHEARLVAMSERSNVIADKSHIDHSHMLSEVCMLQLIRSFMLDVPTLLLTSLEELTEDQLKTFQSKLTSGRMLGFPPIPKRQLRNTDIQITVDQMVERYGPEGAVEITLMILRWINQHDLPKKLQSDHTETSGPEEAVETPEILKKMNWDDLSENLERELVPVDFEPVIYDQEDNGTYRFQCPRAGLFRCSITGLVFRMEGEGKVFYWTVPWDMRLLAQNGKRPAGPLFKFSCLNGSVCQLHLPHCEICPGGGCDFLSVGHVTNDHPIEFIPPREITETHIIINISGFCAYGVTKDKDAPVFPIKALVLLFYQPSDYPELESVLHVLLLPRNAVLMKVQEERARRNGARETFIETTSDCELTPDQTYSLSTDGYHQVIPKTKKFDNDKDYENYTTTFAVFLPAKVKTAELTLKKKNIAWSILGSSLFGNHEHPWKGFYRYQAPLPAATPAKPPTFPGRDFITKHRMALETRLGLLQPILLHLEDHKVLNAEEREEVVSKSTKTLQKQALLDMVVRKGDEAQEKFYQVLREADPFLVRDLEKKKA, from the exons ATGGACTCATCAAAA gaggtaGCTGCCTCTGAGAAGGAAAAGAAGCCAGCaggggaggagagtgaggagcCGTCCAGCGAACTCCCCAGCACCTCTTCTGGAAT GTTGACCATGTCTGAGAAGCAGTGTGGTGATCTGGAGACTGTGATCTCTAGGCTGGAGGGGATCCTGAAGGTGCTGAAG AAAATATTGGACGTTCCAACTCTGCTGCTGACCAGTCTGGAGGAGCTCACTGAAGATCAGCTGAAGACATTTCAGTCTAATCTGACTAGTGGCTGGATGTTAGGCTTTCCTCCCATCCCAAAGAGTCAGCTGAGGAACACTgacatacaggtcacagtggatCAGATGGTGGAGCGATACGGCCCTGAGGGAGCTGTGGGGATCACACTGATGATCCTGAGGTGGATGAACCGACATGATGTAGCAGAGAAGTTAGAGAGAGATCACACTAGAG ttctacTGATGACCAGTCTGCAGGAGCTCACTGAAGATCAGCTGAAGACATTTTTGTTTAACCTGACTAGTGGCAGGATGTTAGTCTTTCCTCCCATCCCAAAGAGACAGCTGAGGAACACTgacatacaggtcacagtggatCAGATGGTGGAGCGATACGGCCCTGAGGGAGCTGTGGAGATCACACTGATGATCCTGAGGTGGATGAACCGACATGATGTAGCAGAGAAGTtagagagagataacagacaCAGAAGAG CTATATCTACCACAGCAGCAACACGGTGGGGTGACTCACACAGTGATACATGGAGAAGGAGGAAGGAGCATGAGGCAAGACTAGTGGCCATGTCTGAGAAGTTAAAGAGAGATTACAGACACAGAAGAG CTATATCTACCACAGCAGCAACACGGTGGGGTGACTCACACAGTGATAcagggagaaggaggaaggagCATGAGGCAAGACTAGTGGCCATGTCTGAGAGGTCAAATGTCATTGCGGACAAATCACACATAGATCACAGCCACATGCTGTCGGAAGTGTGTATGCTAcagttaata AGATCCTTCATGTTGGATGTTCCAACTCTGCTGCTGACCAGTCTGGAGGAGCTCACTGAAGATCAGCTGAAGACATTTCAGTCTAAGCTGACTAGTGGCAGGATGTTAGGCTTTCCTCCCATCCCAAAGAGACAGCTGAGGAACACTGACATACAGATCACAGTGGATCAGATGGTGGAGCGATACGGCCCTGAGGGAGCTGTGGAGATCACACTGATGATCCTGAGGTGGATTAATCAGCATGATCTCCCTAAGAAGTTACAGAGTGATCACACAG AAACCTCCGGCCCTGAGGAAGCTGTGGAGACACCGGAGATTCTGAAGAAGATGAACTGGGATGATCTGTCGGAGAActtagagagagag tTGGTTCCTGTGGACTTTGAACCAGTAATCTATGATCAGGAGGACAATGGAACATACCG GTTCCAGTGCCCCCGTGCAGGTCTGTTCCGGTGCAGTATAACAGGCCTGGTGTttaggatggagggagagggaaaggttTTCTATTGGACAGTCCCCTGGGACATGAGGCTTCTAGCCCAGAATGGCAAGAGACCTGCAGGACCCCTGTTTAAGTTTTCATGCCTTAATGGGTCTGTCTGTCAACTACACCTCCCACACTGTGAGATCTGCCCTG GTGGTGGATGTGACTTCCTGTCTGTAGGCCATGTGACTAATGATCATCCCATTGAGTTTATCCCTCCCCGTGAGataacagaaacacacatcataaTAAACATCAGTGGATTCTGTGCTTATGGCGTCACCAAGGATAAGGATGCTCCTGTCTTCCCTATCAAAGCACTTGTGTTGTTGTTCTACCAACCATCAGATTACCCTGAACTGGAGTCTGTACTGCATGTGTTGTTGCTGCCTCGGAATGCTGTCCTAATGAAG gTGCAAGAGGAGAGGGCGAGGAGGAATGGCGCGAGAGAAACCTTCATTGAAACAACCTCTGACTGTGAACTGACCCCTGATCAGACTTACAGCCTCTCCACTGATGGTTATCATCAGGTGATACCTAAG ACCAAAAAGTTTGATAATGATAAAGACTACGAAAACTACACCACAACGTTTGCGGTATTCTTACCTGCCAAAGTTAAAACCGCTGAACTGACATTGAAGAAGAAGAATATAGCCTGGTCCATATTAGGGTCCAGTCTATTTGGGAATCATGAACATCCGTGGAAGGGTTTCTACAGATATCAAG CCCCTCTCCCTGCAGCCACTCCTGCCAAACCCCCTACTTTCCCAGGACGAGACTTCATTACAAAACACAGGATGGCTCTAGAAACTCGCCTGGGACTCTTGCAGCCCATTCTCTTGCATCTGGAGGATCACAAGGTTCTGAAtgctgaggagagggaggaggtggtcAGTAAATCCACCAAGACCCTACAGAAGCAAGCCCTGCTGGACATGGTTGTGAGGAAAGGGGATGAAGCCCAGGAGAAGTTCTACCAGGTCCTGAGAGAAGCAGACCCCTTCCTGGTCAGAGACCTGGAGAAGAAGAAAGCCTGA
- the LOC115178539 gene encoding uncharacterized protein LOC115178539 isoform X4 has product MDSSKEVAASEKEKKPAGEESEEPSSELPSTSSGMLTMSEKQCGDLETVISRLEGILKVLKKILDVPTLLLTSLEELTEDQLKTFQSNLTSGWMLGFPPIPKSQLRNTDIQVTVDQMVERYGPEGAVGITLMILRWMNRHDVAEKLERDHTRVLLMTSLQELTEDQLKTFLFNLTSGRMLVFPPIPKRQLRNTDIQVTVDQMVERYGPEGAVEITLMILRWMNRHDVAEKLERDNRHRRAISTTAATRWGDSHSDTWRRRKEHEARLVAMSEKLKRDYRHRRAISTTAATRWGDSHSDTGRRRKEHEARLVAMSERSNVIADKSHIDHSHMLSERSFMLDVPTLLLTSLEELTEDQLKTFQSKLTSGRMLGFPPIPKRQLRNTDIQITVDQMVERYGPEGAVEITLMILRWINQHDLPKKLQSDHTETSGPEEAVETPEILKKMNWDDLSENLERELVPVDFEPVIYDQEDNGTYRFQCPRAGLFRCSITGLVFRMEGEGKVFYWTVPWDMRLLAQNGKRPAGPLFKFSCLNGSVCQLHLPHCEICPGGGCDFLSVGHVTNDHPIEFIPPREITETHIIINISGFCAYGVTKDKDAPVFPIKALVLLFYQPSDYPELESVLHVLLLPRNAVLMKVQEERARRNGARETFIETTSDCELTPDQTYSLSTDGYHQVIPKTKKFDNDKDYENYTTTFAVFLPAKVKTAELTLKKKNIAWSILGSSLFGNHEHPWKGFYRYQAPLPAATPAKPPTFPGRDFITKHRMALETRLGLLQPILLHLEDHKVLNAEEREEVVSKSTKTLQKQALLDMVVRKGDEAQEKFYQVLREADPFLVRDLEKKKA; this is encoded by the exons ATGGACTCATCAAAA gaggtaGCTGCCTCTGAGAAGGAAAAGAAGCCAGCaggggaggagagtgaggagcCGTCCAGCGAACTCCCCAGCACCTCTTCTGGAAT GTTGACCATGTCTGAGAAGCAGTGTGGTGATCTGGAGACTGTGATCTCTAGGCTGGAGGGGATCCTGAAGGTGCTGAAG AAAATATTGGACGTTCCAACTCTGCTGCTGACCAGTCTGGAGGAGCTCACTGAAGATCAGCTGAAGACATTTCAGTCTAATCTGACTAGTGGCTGGATGTTAGGCTTTCCTCCCATCCCAAAGAGTCAGCTGAGGAACACTgacatacaggtcacagtggatCAGATGGTGGAGCGATACGGCCCTGAGGGAGCTGTGGGGATCACACTGATGATCCTGAGGTGGATGAACCGACATGATGTAGCAGAGAAGTTAGAGAGAGATCACACTAGAG ttctacTGATGACCAGTCTGCAGGAGCTCACTGAAGATCAGCTGAAGACATTTTTGTTTAACCTGACTAGTGGCAGGATGTTAGTCTTTCCTCCCATCCCAAAGAGACAGCTGAGGAACACTgacatacaggtcacagtggatCAGATGGTGGAGCGATACGGCCCTGAGGGAGCTGTGGAGATCACACTGATGATCCTGAGGTGGATGAACCGACATGATGTAGCAGAGAAGTtagagagagataacagacaCAGAAGAG CTATATCTACCACAGCAGCAACACGGTGGGGTGACTCACACAGTGATACATGGAGAAGGAGGAAGGAGCATGAGGCAAGACTAGTGGCCATGTCTGAGAAGTTAAAGAGAGATTACAGACACAGAAGAG CTATATCTACCACAGCAGCAACACGGTGGGGTGACTCACACAGTGATAcagggagaaggaggaaggagCATGAGGCAAGACTAGTGGCCATGTCTGAGAGGTCAAATGTCATTGCGGACAAATCACACATAGATCACAGCCACATGCTGTCGGAA AGATCCTTCATGTTGGATGTTCCAACTCTGCTGCTGACCAGTCTGGAGGAGCTCACTGAAGATCAGCTGAAGACATTTCAGTCTAAGCTGACTAGTGGCAGGATGTTAGGCTTTCCTCCCATCCCAAAGAGACAGCTGAGGAACACTGACATACAGATCACAGTGGATCAGATGGTGGAGCGATACGGCCCTGAGGGAGCTGTGGAGATCACACTGATGATCCTGAGGTGGATTAATCAGCATGATCTCCCTAAGAAGTTACAGAGTGATCACACAG AAACCTCCGGCCCTGAGGAAGCTGTGGAGACACCGGAGATTCTGAAGAAGATGAACTGGGATGATCTGTCGGAGAActtagagagagag tTGGTTCCTGTGGACTTTGAACCAGTAATCTATGATCAGGAGGACAATGGAACATACCG GTTCCAGTGCCCCCGTGCAGGTCTGTTCCGGTGCAGTATAACAGGCCTGGTGTttaggatggagggagagggaaaggttTTCTATTGGACAGTCCCCTGGGACATGAGGCTTCTAGCCCAGAATGGCAAGAGACCTGCAGGACCCCTGTTTAAGTTTTCATGCCTTAATGGGTCTGTCTGTCAACTACACCTCCCACACTGTGAGATCTGCCCTG GTGGTGGATGTGACTTCCTGTCTGTAGGCCATGTGACTAATGATCATCCCATTGAGTTTATCCCTCCCCGTGAGataacagaaacacacatcataaTAAACATCAGTGGATTCTGTGCTTATGGCGTCACCAAGGATAAGGATGCTCCTGTCTTCCCTATCAAAGCACTTGTGTTGTTGTTCTACCAACCATCAGATTACCCTGAACTGGAGTCTGTACTGCATGTGTTGTTGCTGCCTCGGAATGCTGTCCTAATGAAG gTGCAAGAGGAGAGGGCGAGGAGGAATGGCGCGAGAGAAACCTTCATTGAAACAACCTCTGACTGTGAACTGACCCCTGATCAGACTTACAGCCTCTCCACTGATGGTTATCATCAGGTGATACCTAAG ACCAAAAAGTTTGATAATGATAAAGACTACGAAAACTACACCACAACGTTTGCGGTATTCTTACCTGCCAAAGTTAAAACCGCTGAACTGACATTGAAGAAGAAGAATATAGCCTGGTCCATATTAGGGTCCAGTCTATTTGGGAATCATGAACATCCGTGGAAGGGTTTCTACAGATATCAAG CCCCTCTCCCTGCAGCCACTCCTGCCAAACCCCCTACTTTCCCAGGACGAGACTTCATTACAAAACACAGGATGGCTCTAGAAACTCGCCTGGGACTCTTGCAGCCCATTCTCTTGCATCTGGAGGATCACAAGGTTCTGAAtgctgaggagagggaggaggtggtcAGTAAATCCACCAAGACCCTACAGAAGCAAGCCCTGCTGGACATGGTTGTGAGGAAAGGGGATGAAGCCCAGGAGAAGTTCTACCAGGTCCTGAGAGAAGCAGACCCCTTCCTGGTCAGAGACCTGGAGAAGAAGAAAGCCTGA
- the LOC115178539 gene encoding NACHT, LRR and PYD domains-containing protein 1b allele 1-like isoform X2, producing MDSSKEVAASEKEKKPAGEESEEPSSELPSTSSGMLTMSEKQCGDLETVISRLEGILKVLKKILDVPTLLLTSLEELTEDQLKTFQSNLTSGWMLGFPPIPKSQLRNTDIQVTVDQMVERYGPEGAVGITLMILRWMNRHDVAEKLERDHTRVLLMTSLQELTEDQLKTFLFNLTSGRMLVFPPIPKRQLRNTDIQVTVDQMVERYGPEGAVEITLMILRWMNRHDVAEKLERDNRHRRAISTTAATRWGDSHSDTWRRRKEHEARLVAMSEKLKRDYRHRRAATRWGDSHSDTGRRRKEHEARLVAMSERSNVIADKSHIDHSHMLSEVCMLQLIRSFMLDVPTLLLTSLEELTEDQLKTFQSKLTSGRMLGFPPIPKRQLRNTDIQITVDQMVERYGPEGAVEITLMILRWINQHDLPKKLQSDHTETSGPEEAVETPEILKKMNWDDLSENLERELVPVDFEPVIYDQEDNGTYRFQCPRAGLFRCSITGLVFRMEGEGKVFYWTVPWDMRLLAQNGKRPAGPLFKFSCLNGSVCQLHLPHCEICPGGGCDFLSVGHVTNDHPIEFIPPREITETHIIINISGFCAYGVTKDKDAPVFPIKALVLLFYQPSDYPELESVLHVLLLPRNAVLMKVQEERARRNGARETFIETTSDCELTPDQTYSLSTDGYHQVIPKTKKFDNDKDYENYTTTFAVFLPAKVKTAELTLKKKNIAWSILGSSLFGNHEHPWKGFYRYQAPLPAATPAKPPTFPGRDFITKHRMALETRLGLLQPILLHLEDHKVLNAEEREEVVSKSTKTLQKQALLDMVVRKGDEAQEKFYQVLREADPFLVRDLEKKKA from the exons ATGGACTCATCAAAA gaggtaGCTGCCTCTGAGAAGGAAAAGAAGCCAGCaggggaggagagtgaggagcCGTCCAGCGAACTCCCCAGCACCTCTTCTGGAAT GTTGACCATGTCTGAGAAGCAGTGTGGTGATCTGGAGACTGTGATCTCTAGGCTGGAGGGGATCCTGAAGGTGCTGAAG AAAATATTGGACGTTCCAACTCTGCTGCTGACCAGTCTGGAGGAGCTCACTGAAGATCAGCTGAAGACATTTCAGTCTAATCTGACTAGTGGCTGGATGTTAGGCTTTCCTCCCATCCCAAAGAGTCAGCTGAGGAACACTgacatacaggtcacagtggatCAGATGGTGGAGCGATACGGCCCTGAGGGAGCTGTGGGGATCACACTGATGATCCTGAGGTGGATGAACCGACATGATGTAGCAGAGAAGTTAGAGAGAGATCACACTAGAG ttctacTGATGACCAGTCTGCAGGAGCTCACTGAAGATCAGCTGAAGACATTTTTGTTTAACCTGACTAGTGGCAGGATGTTAGTCTTTCCTCCCATCCCAAAGAGACAGCTGAGGAACACTgacatacaggtcacagtggatCAGATGGTGGAGCGATACGGCCCTGAGGGAGCTGTGGAGATCACACTGATGATCCTGAGGTGGATGAACCGACATGATGTAGCAGAGAAGTtagagagagataacagacaCAGAAGAG CTATATCTACCACAGCAGCAACACGGTGGGGTGACTCACACAGTGATACATGGAGAAGGAGGAAGGAGCATGAGGCAAGACTAGTGGCCATGTCTGAGAAGTTAAAGAGAGATTACAGACACAGAAGAG CAGCAACACGGTGGGGTGACTCACACAGTGATAcagggagaaggaggaaggagCATGAGGCAAGACTAGTGGCCATGTCTGAGAGGTCAAATGTCATTGCGGACAAATCACACATAGATCACAGCCACATGCTGTCGGAAGTGTGTATGCTAcagttaata AGATCCTTCATGTTGGATGTTCCAACTCTGCTGCTGACCAGTCTGGAGGAGCTCACTGAAGATCAGCTGAAGACATTTCAGTCTAAGCTGACTAGTGGCAGGATGTTAGGCTTTCCTCCCATCCCAAAGAGACAGCTGAGGAACACTGACATACAGATCACAGTGGATCAGATGGTGGAGCGATACGGCCCTGAGGGAGCTGTGGAGATCACACTGATGATCCTGAGGTGGATTAATCAGCATGATCTCCCTAAGAAGTTACAGAGTGATCACACAG AAACCTCCGGCCCTGAGGAAGCTGTGGAGACACCGGAGATTCTGAAGAAGATGAACTGGGATGATCTGTCGGAGAActtagagagagag tTGGTTCCTGTGGACTTTGAACCAGTAATCTATGATCAGGAGGACAATGGAACATACCG GTTCCAGTGCCCCCGTGCAGGTCTGTTCCGGTGCAGTATAACAGGCCTGGTGTttaggatggagggagagggaaaggttTTCTATTGGACAGTCCCCTGGGACATGAGGCTTCTAGCCCAGAATGGCAAGAGACCTGCAGGACCCCTGTTTAAGTTTTCATGCCTTAATGGGTCTGTCTGTCAACTACACCTCCCACACTGTGAGATCTGCCCTG GTGGTGGATGTGACTTCCTGTCTGTAGGCCATGTGACTAATGATCATCCCATTGAGTTTATCCCTCCCCGTGAGataacagaaacacacatcataaTAAACATCAGTGGATTCTGTGCTTATGGCGTCACCAAGGATAAGGATGCTCCTGTCTTCCCTATCAAAGCACTTGTGTTGTTGTTCTACCAACCATCAGATTACCCTGAACTGGAGTCTGTACTGCATGTGTTGTTGCTGCCTCGGAATGCTGTCCTAATGAAG gTGCAAGAGGAGAGGGCGAGGAGGAATGGCGCGAGAGAAACCTTCATTGAAACAACCTCTGACTGTGAACTGACCCCTGATCAGACTTACAGCCTCTCCACTGATGGTTATCATCAGGTGATACCTAAG ACCAAAAAGTTTGATAATGATAAAGACTACGAAAACTACACCACAACGTTTGCGGTATTCTTACCTGCCAAAGTTAAAACCGCTGAACTGACATTGAAGAAGAAGAATATAGCCTGGTCCATATTAGGGTCCAGTCTATTTGGGAATCATGAACATCCGTGGAAGGGTTTCTACAGATATCAAG CCCCTCTCCCTGCAGCCACTCCTGCCAAACCCCCTACTTTCCCAGGACGAGACTTCATTACAAAACACAGGATGGCTCTAGAAACTCGCCTGGGACTCTTGCAGCCCATTCTCTTGCATCTGGAGGATCACAAGGTTCTGAAtgctgaggagagggaggaggtggtcAGTAAATCCACCAAGACCCTACAGAAGCAAGCCCTGCTGGACATGGTTGTGAGGAAAGGGGATGAAGCCCAGGAGAAGTTCTACCAGGTCCTGAGAGAAGCAGACCCCTTCCTGGTCAGAGACCTGGAGAAGAAGAAAGCCTGA